Part of the Zingiber officinale cultivar Zhangliang chromosome 6A, Zo_v1.1, whole genome shotgun sequence genome, ACTACCTTCTCCTTCCTCGCCTGCCGTCAAGCCGAAGAAAGgtgcctcctttcttcttccttctcctcctgcGGCGCCGCCGTTGACTCCTTTTTCGCTTCCCACTTCTCCTCTCCCACCCCTACCCCTACCCCCACCACCCTCGACCCGAGATCCTTCGTCTCCGCCCTCGTCCGATGCCGATATGTGGACGACATCAGAAGGGTCCACGCTTTCGCCACCACCACCGGCATGATGCGCAACCTCGGCGTCGCCAACAAGCACATCTACATCTACGCCCAGCACTTTGCGCTTGCCGACGCCTACGCGCTCTTCCTCCGGATGGGGGAGCGAGACAACGTGTCTTGGAGTGTCGTCATCGGAGCCTTCGCCAAGGTAGGAGATTACGCTAGCTGCTTCGGTACATTTCGGGATTTCGTCCGCTCCGGCTCCAGAATCGATAACTTCACTCTGCCTTTCGTTTTAAGGGCGTGCCGGGATACGATGTCTCTCCGACTCGGCGTCGAGGTCCACAACCTGGTTTTCAAGGCCGGCCTTCATTCCGATCTCTTCGTCTCGGCGGCTCTGGTCGATATGTACGCTAGATGTGGCGACGTTGAGAACGCACGaaaagtgttcgataaaatggtTAAGAGAGACATGGTATCCTGGACAGTCATGATATCTGGTTATGCTGACTGCGGTAATCCTGAGGAATCCCTGATATTGTTTGATCGGATGATGGAAGAAGGCGTTGCGCCCGATAAGATCACAACAGTAACTGTGGTCTTTGCTTGTGCAAAGCTAGGGGTGATGCACAATGCCAAGATGATTCATGATTACATATCGAACCACAAGTTTTCGGTGGATCTAATATTAGGAACCGCAATGATAGACATGTATGCAAAGTGTGGCAGTGTGGATGCTGCCAGAGAGATCTTCGACGGTATGAGAGACAAGAATGTCATTACCTGGAGCACGATGATCTCTGCGTATGGAATTCATGGTTGCGGCAGAGAAGCGCTTGAGTTGTTTCCCCTGATGTTGCAGAGTGGAATTCAGCCAAACCGGATTACATGTGTTTCCATCTTGTCAGCTTGTAGCCATGCAGGTTTAGTCGATGAGGGTCTGCGGTTTTTCCATTCGATGGAGAAGGAATACTTTATCTATCCTGATGTGAAGCACTATACGTGCGTGGTAGATCTACTTGGCCGAGCAGGAAAGCTGAAAGAGGCACTCGAGCTGTCAGAGAAGATGACTGCCGAAAAAGATGAAGGCTTTTGGGGTGCATTACTGGGAGCTTGTAGGATCCATGGTACTACACATTTTGCAGAAAGGGCTGCAAAAAGTCTTCTCGAGTTGAATCCAAGGATTCCGAGCTATTACGTTTTGCTCTCGAATATATATGCCAATGCCGGGAGGTGGGATGATGTGGCCAAGGTTAGGGAGTTGATGGCCAGCAAGGGTCTGAGGAAGACCCCTGGTTGGACACTGATTGAGATCGGCAAGAAGACGCATCGCTTCAGAGTGGGGGACAAATCCAATCCACTATCAAAGGAGATATACAAGACACTGAAAGTGTTGATTGAGAAGTTGGAGTTGGCTGGCTATGTTCCTGATACAAACTTTGTGCTTCATGACATAGATGAGGAACTTAAAGCAGGAATCTTGTCCACCCACAGTGAGAAATTGGCCATTGCATATGGTATCATTGCTACACCGGGTGGCACGACGCTAAGGATATCTAAGAACCTCAGAGTCTGTGGAGATTGTCATAACTTTACGAAGCTGGCATCGGCAGTCACTCAGAGGGAGATCATAGTTCGAGATGCAAACAGGTTTCACCACTTCAGAGAAGGAACTTGTTCTTGTGGAGACTACTGGTGATCAACTAAATCTCTGCTCTTATGTTTGTAACTTTACACAGAGGGAGGTGCATCAACTAAATCTTTTCTGATGTCTAATATttggaaaaagtaaaaaaatgttATATTAATATATCAATCTCATGTTTAGAATGATCGTGTAACCTATTCAATTCGACCAATTAAGTTTATGATGATGAAGTTATAATGACTTCAGATATAAACATgcatttttatataaaacaaactTCTTCCAGTGTTCAAGCAAAAAGCTGTGTCATTATGGCCAACTGTACATTGACACAGCTAGAGAAGCAGATGAAGTTCTATTGTGGGTTTTGGTACTGACTAGTGATTGATTTCTTCTTCACTTTCTTATTCTTGTGAATCCATGATCATGGAGTCCGGCAGGAGAAGGTTCATCCAATGCCAAAATTGCAAATGATACGCGAACAATCCTGCATCGGCTTAAGGGTTTACTGTCATATTCAACAAGCAAGTTACAAAACTTATTCTGTAATGGCCAGAATAAAGATCAGAAAGTTAATTTGTTGTTATATGCCATTAATCAAATGCCAaaaaggaatatatatatatatatatatatatataataaatgaaaaaagtATAGTTGCACCCAACTTTGCATTCATAAAAAGGTTGGGTTGTGTCCCTAATTTAAAGTAGACGACCACTAGTTGCAGTACCATAAGCTTCAATGATTCAAATGCTTATACAAGCTAAAAATTTCAACAATCCTCCTATACAGAGTTAAATGTGGAGAAACAAATGGCTTGAATCGCCTAGAAGGGCTTGTGATTAGTAAGTACTATTTCACTCGAACATTCTCATAAACCAACTCCGAATTTGTAGTACAAATATTACAAAATGCAACAAAAGGGAGAAATTATCGCTTTGTTCTCTGAAATCTCTCGAGCAATATCTTGGGAACTCATTGCTGTTTGAGTGGATGCTGATGTAATGAACTAGTTTAATGCAGCTTCCCCCTCAGATCCGCCATGCTTTCTCTTGCCATCGCTATGTCTAGATCGCCTTGGTGCCATCTCATCCTCACTCTCGCTCTCATCATTTTGGAAACTTCTCCCTGCAGTGTATTTGTCATCAGAAGCCTTATCGCCACCTTGCCAATACCCTGCATCATCATCTACTCCACTGGGAGTTCCAACCATCTCCTGGCCCCTGTTGCCCTGATCAGATCCACTCTCATATCTATCATTGGCTGGTCTCCTGTGGTCCCTCTTTGCAGCTCGGTTATTCGACAAAGGAGGATGTAGAAATGGTGGAACTCCCACAGGACGATTAGCTCGACCAATCCCACCCATTGGCATGCCACCCATAAATGGTGGTCGACCAGGACCCATCATCATTCCTAGGTTGCCCATTGGGAAAACTGCCCCTGGCTGCAGGGGTCTGCCAGGGAAGACCATGCCTCCTGAAAAATCACCAGCAAACCGAGGGCCTCCAAATGGTGGGAAAATACGAGGACCATACATGTCTGGTGTAGAGAAGCCATCACCGAAACCAAATCCATCAGCCCCCATCATCATTGGAGGGAAACCTCGTACGCCAAGCATAGGCCTTCCTCCGCGTACAAATGGAATCTGTGGCTGCCACATCatccctcttcctcttcctctcccttgtgTAGCTTGGTTGCtgttatcatcttcttcctcactttcgtcctcttcctcctcctcattGTCCTCGAAGAGGACAATGTCAGGATTTTCTCTCGCCTCCTCGATGCCAACTCCCTTGGCCTTTTCCTCTTCCCGCTTGGACTCTGCAGCCGCCAGCATTGCCTGGACAATTCACCATCCAACATTAAATCACAAACTTGCAAAGAAAAACTAACCAGACAATTGATTTTCCATCCTCAAATAGGAATAACCCGCATGTTAAAAATGATGCCAATGCAACATGAGCTATTTGCTAGGTCAGGAAAAGTTCAAATGGAACGGTTGAAGAACAGCCATATAGACAAGAATATATAAGATTACAAAATAGACTAGGTGTTAAAATGCTATACTGTGTATGCCAAATTGCTACTGTTAATCCTATATGAAGTCAGGAAGAAAATTCTGGAAGCATAAGCTTATTCAGGTTTAAAGTCGTTGAGAAAAATATGGGCATAGAAAATCAGCGTGTGGCTTAATGATTTTGATTGCAATGGCTAGAGTATAGCAAACCACCTTGAGAGATTCAAATTCACACagaattatacatgctatttttAACTTCTGCAAATCTTCTTAATGATATCCATGTGATGTTTTTTTAAAAGTAGCTTTGATTTACACAACAATCACCTTTAATATGCAATTCTCAGAATTTGTATAATTCCAAAGTCAAGATTATGAACTGAAACTTGAAGCATCCTCAAAAACTATGAAGTTACTTAGCAACTTCTTCTCTGGTCAAATTCAAAGTAGAATGGCTCATAGGATTATTCTAGAATTGAAAGCAGAATTGAATGTATGAAAACAAGAAGTTAGCAACTTCTTCTCATCCAATAGAATTGAAAACAGAGCTTAGGGTTTTTAGTGATGATGGCCAACTATCAGGTCACAGAAGATTGATGATGAGACAGAAGATTAACTTGAATTTATGAAAAAGCATGATATGTGTAAATCAAACTAGACCTACGCTGAATGTGAATCTACAGCAATAATGATTTAGAGTGGAAAATTTGCTGAAAAGAATAACAGCGCACCATCAGTTCACTATCAGGCTCCAGATAAAGCAGCGAGGCCAACTGGTCTCCAATAAAAGGTTCCAGCTCTTGGCAGTCCCGACTAATCTGCAATCATGTGAGAAgtcaaaagttttaattttaattttagtaacaTACATTTGTTTAAGAAAAATTATTCAAAACCATAAAATGCCTCTTTAACAGTACAAGAATGAGAAGACACAATGTTCATCCTATTTGAGCTAAGGCTAAATAGATCATTTCCCACTATTAAGTATAAACATTACTCTTAATTTTAGCGTCATCTCAAAAAATGTGGAATTTTATATACTATGTGCTTCTAGTTCTTGGCATTTAGTTAATGAAGAACGTAGTAGCATACTCCACTCCAAAAATTGGACTACAAACCCTGGATGTGTTATTTGTTTAAGATAACACATCCATTTGTCTCATCATCGGAAACTAACACCTTAAGTTTCATTAAGAATAGATTACAAATAGCAACTAAGGAAAATTCACAAATGTTCCAAAAAGCAATAGAACAGAGATTATGAACATCATCACCCTAAATATGGCTAGCAGTCCAACATACTTTCATGAGATTTCAAGTTGTCATAAATAGTAAATTTTGAACAATAACACTGCAAGCCACTAGTTTCTATCAGTGTTCTTAAAAGCAACACATAGTGTTTTAGAAAGGGACTGCATCACATATTCAATATGCTGTCCCTTTAGGCAGTTCGTGGCAGCACAGAGGCAGCCTAGGCAAGCGATCCACATggtgaaaaaaaaattgttaggtttatttgatgattaagaaattaaagagaaattttaataaaagacTAATTCTTGTGATTGTGAAACCCTAAATTAAACTTTTAATGCGGTAGCACATAACTTCTAAGTGTTAATGTTTTGCAAGTGATGAACATTTTACATATAATGTTATATTGTCACACTATTAAATTTTACTTATAAATATGAACTATTTTATATTGTTATACTATTTGTTATACATTATCCTTGACATAAAATTTTTCTATTTGGAATTTTGAAGCTGATGGaatgatatatatatagatttcttCTAATCATTTtgttaatataattcttttaaaatatttttcaaaatactaaCAACATATCCCCTTGCATAAAGCATATGCAATACGCGGTGAGTTAATCGCCAActcaaaattccttttaaaattttGGATTACCTATCAACTTTCAAAATATAAACAAATGCATTCAACATAGAAGAGCAGCTACAGGAAAGTAACATCTAGCTAAAAAGATGAAAAGCGAGAGCAGATAGATATTCCGAGTGGAATAAGCCCTTCGGATAAGCATGAAGGAAACAATGGATACCATTTTGCTGCCCATAGTGATAACATTCCCTTCCAAATAAAAAACATAACTTGCAAATTTTGGCAACATTGATAATGGATATATGATAACCTGAATCGTAGGCAATGAAGTCATTCACATCTTAATATTGATATTTGTATGATATAGATTAACATGGGTCTAACCTGAAAGTGACACTAAGGTTTAAATGCATCAACATCAGGTGATTCAGGTCCATTTCAACTTATGGCACCACAACTATTTCTATTAATATTCATACATTATCACCAAGAGTGTCAATGTCCAACATAAGTATCAGTATCAAAGCATTGGGAATCTGACATGCGTACAGAGGAATTGAGACCCCAGAAATTACTAGAGGAAATTGGCATACCTTCACCGGGAGGTTGTCATTATATGGATTCCTGAGATGATGAGTTTTATTGAAGGACAATTCACATAGCTGCAACATGAAATGGACTTTTGAGGGCACATTAACTTGGTATAAAACAAAGGGCATAACAAATAATTAATTGGATAGATAAGattagtaatatatatatatatatatatatatatatatagcatcaTTAGCAACTCTAATATTCGGCACTAAATCAACTACATTACCTAAGTCAACGATGCTCATTATATGATAAAAATAGGATGCAATAAGATTAATTACAATAAACTGGAGACCTGTTTGTTGCTGTTGTGCTGGCATGAGTATGCAACAAATATTCTGTCAGATCTTCAGTAAGATACTTGGCAGTTAAAGGTAGATCACTGTTAAAATTGGTTAAAGTAAATACCATAAACCATGATGCTGAATCAGTTTCGGTGGATAAGATGTGGGTTTGGCATTCAGATTGTTTGTGGTGCTCAGGCACTTAGACTTTCAATCTAGTCGAGCTGCCATAATACTCTGATTACCCACTTAGTTTCCTCTTATGTATCAAATCCTTTAAAAAGGATTAGTTATTACCCACATTGGGACCTACTTTCTGCATACATAGTGCTTAATTTATAAATTGGGCAATTTGTATGCTGATTGTCTAAATGACTGTCACAAAACCAAGAACACTTGCTTATGTACAGATACAATTATCACATCCAACATCTTTTTCACAGATAACAAACAAACAAGAATATCCCAGTACAAAAATTGTTAACAGGTGGAAACACACTTGAGTTTGTATTTGACAGAATGGGAGGAAATTTAGCAAAGTCAATAGGGAAAAGAAACATTAATTGACAAAAGAGTGAGAAGAAATAACACCAGAGGAATGAGCAAGAAAAGAAAGCTATAGTACCAAATGATCTCAAATCATTCATACCTTTAGCCATTTAAGTGAAAAGTTTCGGCCATAATGTGCGGTTCCATGAGAATATTTCCAATTCCCTCCACCAATATAACCACCAATCCTAGAAGTCATCTTAGCACATCCCTAAGAAAATCATTGACACACATTCTATGTTTCAGCCAGAACCTATTGAATAATGCAAAGCATGGTAAGAAATTGACTAGGTGTCCATTTACATTTAATGACACAAGTTAAAGGTGTACATGATGGATGGAAAGTAAATTTCAAAATGGCAAACTGCAATACCTGAAAATGGCGAGTTTTATTGATTGAAAATATCAAAATAACATTTTCTGTAGATTCAAATGCCTCATTAAGTTTAGCCTCATTACTTCTTTGAGTTGCCCAAACACCCTGCTGAACAGATATTTCCAGATTTTCTCGATTGCAACTTTTGACAATAAAATACCTAGTTTTAAATAACAAATAATCAGTATACCATTTTTGTGCTAGTAAAATTCATCCCAGGCATAACAATGTATGAACAATGCAAAATAGAAGATGAGATCTATATGGAAGGCATTTTAACaacaaaagaaaaatagaaatgaaaagaaagcATAGAAGTGCATCCACTTGATAACCTTAACTCTGAAAACAAAAAGATGTTTACAGAGTTTATTATGTCATAAAACCAATTTGGTCTTTGTCACATTTAACTAAACCTAGGaatcaacatgacaataaagtttttaaaaaaaaaacaagttccAGGTTGCTGCACATCACGGAGGGACTGTGTCCAAATTTCATCTAGTCAAAAACAAAAAATGTTGAAGAACCAGTCTAATTAATTCCATAAAATCGTGAATAATCTGGTTCCAATCCTTATAATACAATATCATGACTCAATTGTTTTGGGTAAAGCAAGATGCCAATTCAACTCAACCATTTTATATGTACTTCATTCGTGAGCATCTAGTTTTTCATCTTAAACATGactaaatataaatgtttaaataAGATGGAAAGAAATGAAGTTCCACAGATAGCAGCTACTTTGGTGCACCACAAAGCCAACTTAAAATGATAAAACAACTCACAAAATTCTTTAAAGAGGTACaaataaccaagtaaatattcagATCTATCACTGACAATGCAAACCGAAAAAGACATAAAATCACTAAAACATATTATGAAGATCAATAAATATGAACTCTTGTCTACTTCTACACTTCGTAAAGATGATTGAAGTGCATTGCACAACAATACACCACATTCGTAGATTAATTCTGCTTTCCTCATAATATTGCTTGTTATACGGTCAGCAAAGAGAGCAGGAATAATAAACAGTAAGCTATAATCAACATACTAACAAAGTATATATGAGAAATTCCAATGAACAATTCTCAATGACaatattaagtaaaaatataAGTTGACAAAGTATATAAATCCAAAGTGATGTTAATACTGTAAGCCTCTTAATACGAAATACAACTTCCTCAGAACATTTGAAAAACATATCACTGTTATATACTACAAATTTTCACAATGCAGACAAATCTAGAAACTCCAGACACACCTAGATTGTCCCTGAGGGAGTAGAGATGCAGTTCTAATAGGTTGATTTGACAAGCCATTCGAAGTACCCGGGGCTTGATTCTCTGTTGCTGCTGCTGGGGGCGGAGGTGGTGGCTGCtgctgttgctgctgctgctgttcCTGTTGCTGCTGAGGCTGTTGTACCAGGGATTCTGGTGCCTTTGCATCTGACGAATCCAGTGGAATCAGTTTAACCGTTGCATTAGCTAACCCACTAGCAGATGACAAGTGATTCTTATCTGGCTGTTGGTTATAATTGTTGCTCCTGTGCTGATAAAATCTGTTTGAAGAAGATCCATAACCAAAAGAACTCAGATGTTGTATCTTCTGGAAGACCTCTTCAATGGGAGGCGGTGGCCCAGGCATCTTTAAATGTCGGTATCGACAATCAGGTCCATTGGGGCAGAAACCAAGTTTATACctacaaaataaaaatgaaaatgtaaaagtttaagttaaatcATCAATAGAACTAGTTGATCCCAGTCTAAATAAATTGGAAGGCAGCAGAGAAACATTGCTCATCTCACTAAGATGTCTTGTGTCCATGGTAGAATGTATAATCGACAAACATAAATGAAATTTTATCATCCGAAACATCAATAATAATtagtgaaaatttattttctttcataaacaaACAAATCTGCTCAAATAAAGCGGAAACATGAATATTGTGAAAAAAGTACTTTCTCTTATTaccctttttcttttctctcttgtATAGTTCATTCTACTGTCTTCCCTGAAACAAAAATTGCAAAAAGATATTCCCATTTTTTCATTTCTAAAGTAGATTTAACTTCCATATGGATACTCAAGAGAACAAATGAAAACAATATAGAGAAAAGAAGAATTTGTACTTGAAAACAAGAATCCAGGTGCTGTAATAAACTATGTTACAGGGCCCAAAGAAATGAAGTCTTTGAAATACCAAAGATTTGCAAGGGACAAGAGTCTCTTAACAATAAACAATAGGAACTCCAAATCAAAGTATCAGACGAACAACAAGAAAGCCTCAGAAGTTATCAGCAAACCAATTTGGCAGAAGCCAAAATACTGCCGACAAGATCAAAGTAAACAGTTAGGTGTTCTTGATACCTACATATTACACTCCTTGATGTCTTCATTCGTGTGCTTGTAAACGCAGTCCTGCTCGCGACACTCCCCGTAAAGGCGGAAGAAGCGGCATACCGGCATCCGCTCCTTGTCGTACTGGTGCAGGAATCCACACGCCTCTCCCTTCATACACAAGCCACGGAGCCAGTGCCGGCAGACAGTCTGCCGGAAGCTCCGCCTCCCGTGCCCATTTCCAGCTGCGCCACCGATCTGATCGGCCGGTCCGATAGGCGGAGCGACTCCCGCGTTTGCAGCGGCGGCCGTAGGATCTGGTGCCGTCAGATGTCCAGCGGCCGCCGCCGGAGCGACGGAGGCAGGAGCGGCAGAGTCAAGACCGCCCTCAAAGTCGAAGCTGAGGGCTCCATCGGGATCGTCCATCGAGCTCCTCGAGTAGGGTTCTGGTGGCGTATCTTgaagttagggttaggttttaaacctccattgTCGGGACGACGAGAAAACAAATCATGCGCGCCATGATTCGACACCCAATTGTATACCTTATCGGTAATTGCTCTACGGCCGCGTGATAAACTTTTATAGGCAAGGCGAAAATATTTCACGATCGTGCCATACAATTTATTTATgtgtaaacattttttttaaaatgcccCTTATTCATGTTATCAATAAAAGGATATGTATATTTTTTCCCCCCAAATCACACTTTACTAGTGTAAAATATATTTATAGATATCACTTTTTTActctaataaaattaattttttatcataaaaaatgtataatttttattaatattaaaataatattatatatatttttataaaaaaatagcaGTTGACttaatttttccttttaaatttaattcaaaattatatgtagtgaattattatattaatttttttttatcaattttatcaaaattatttaaatttaatcaaaataattgTACTTAAATTAATCCAAACTGTAGCTGTTTTAAATAACTTATAATGGCTATGTAATTTAGACATAGCTACTATAACACGGACTAAATTATAAGTAATTATGATAGTAATAATATtactcaaacttaattaaaactataatatatcatatattattataaaactaAGAGCATAATAACAAGAGAGTAagagagaaggaagggaagatatttatttgatttctaatcaaatatattttaataaCTTTGTACGTATCCTATTTATAGGACTAAGAATATAAGTAttacaaaagaaaaaataaagtgATAGGTCTCTTAACATTAAAAGGggagataaaaaattaaaagtctCTATCATTAATCAAGGTAAGATGATAGGTTTTTAATCATAATAGCACCTACTTATATTTTTAACACTCCCCTTTTTAACACTCCCCTTAGCAGTTTTAAATAACTTATAATGGCTATGTAATTTAGACATAGCTACTATAATATGGACTAAATTATAAGTAATTATGATAGTAATAATATtactcaaacttaattaaaactataatatatcatatattattataaaactaAGAGCATAATAACAAGAGAGcaagagagaagaaagggaagatatttatttgatttctaatcaaatatatttaataaCTTTGTACGTATCCTAGTTATAGGACTAAGAATATAAGTATTACAGAAGAGAAAATGAAGTGATAGGTCTCTTAACATTAAAAGGAGAGATAAAAAACTAAAAGCCTCTATCATTAATCAAGGTAAGATGATAGGTCTTTAATCATAATAGCACCTACTTATATTTTTAACACTCCCCCTTGGATGCTATTTATGATACTATTTCATTAAAAACCTTACAAGGAAAATCCAGTGGAAAAAATCATGATAAGAAAAAAAGAGTACAGTATAATTAGTTAAGTACTTCCCCGCCCCCCTCCCATCACATCTCCCTTAGATCTTTCAATTTTCGCATTCCAATGTTATATACCATTCTTTCAAATGTTAAAGTAGGTCAAGCCTTTGTAAATAAATCGACTAAATTATCTGATAATTAGATTTGTTGAACATTAATATCATCTCTCTTTTGAAGATTatgtgtaaaaaaaaattttagtaatgtttttaacaaacaTTAATATCATCTCTCTTTTGAAGATTatgtgtaaaaaaaaattttagtaaTGTTTTTTGTTCGATCGCCTTTAATGTAGCTTCCCTTTAGTTGAATAATGCATGCAGCATTATCCTCATATAATGTTGTTGGGACATTTTTATTTAAAGGTAAACCAAACGCCTCTTGAATGTGATGTATGACAGATCTTAACCATACACATTCCTGACTCACCTTGTGAATTGTTATGATCTTAGAATGATTAGAAGATGTAGCAGTAATCATTTATTTCATAAATCTCCAAGATATGGTTGTGGCACCACATGTAAATACATAACCTATTTGAGATCTACCATTATGAGGGTAAGATAAATAACCAATATCAGCATACCCAATTAACTCCTCTTTAGGCGTACGAGGATAATATAATCGCATATCTATCATACCTTGAAGATATCGAAATATATGTTTAATGTCATTCCAATGTCTCATTGTTGGAGAAGAACTATATCTTGCTAATAAATTTACAACAAATGTTATATCGGATCTTATATGACTGACAGGATACATTAGTGCTCCAATAGCACTAAGATATGGTACTTCGGGATCAATAAGTTCTTCGTCATTCATTTAAGGTCGAAATGGATCCTTATTAACATCAAGAGACCTTACGACCATTGGACTACTCAATGGATGTGTCTTATCCATATAAAATGTCCGTAACATCTTTGATGTATAAGCAGTTTGATGGACAAATAATCTATCTTCAAGGTGCTCAATCTGTAAACTAAGAAAGAATTTTGTTTTTCCAAGATCTTTCATCTCAAACTCTTTCTTTAGGTAATTTACCATTTCAGAAAATTCATCAATAGTACCAATAATGTTTAGGTCATCGACATATACTGCGATTATAACAAATTTGGATTTAGATCTCTTAATAAATACACATGAACATATGAGATCATTTAGACATCTCTTTTTCAACAAATAATCACTAAGATGTTTATACCATATACGTCtagattgtttcaatccatatAGAGATCTACAAAACTTAATCGAGTATAATTCCCGGTGACATGAATCATATGTTTCTGGCAGTTTGAATTTTTCAGAGAGTTTCATGTATATGTCATTATCAAATGAGCTATACAAATAGGTTGTAATGACATCAATTAATCACATTTTCAATCTTTCATGAATTGCCAAACATAACAAATACCAAAATGTTGTTGCATCCACCACAAGAGaatgtctcctcataatcaattcttgGTCTTTGAGAGAAACCCTGAGCAACTAGTCGTGCCTTATATCTGGCAATCTCATTTTTAGTATTCTGTTTACGCACAAACACTCATTTATATCCAATCAGTTTTACACCCTCAGGTGTAGGGATAGCAGGTCCAAAGACTTTATATTTTGCGAGTGATTTCAATTTT contains:
- the LOC121996163 gene encoding zinc finger CCCH domain-containing protein 45-like, which codes for MDDPDGALSFDFEGGLDSAAPASVAPAAAAGHLTAPDPTAAAANAGVAPPIGPADQIGGAAGNGHGRRSFRQTVCRHWLRGLCMKGEACGFLHQYDKERMPVCRFFRLYGECREQDCVYKHTNEDIKECNMYKLGFCPNGPDCRYRHLKMPGPPPPIEEVFQKIQHLSSFGYGSSSNRFYQHRSNNYNQQPDKNHLSSASGLANATVKLIPLDSSDAKAPESLVQQPQQQQEQQQQQQQQPPPPPPAAATENQAPGTSNGLSNQPIRTASLLPQGQSRYFIVKSCNRENLEISVQQGVWATQRSNEAKLNEAFESTENVILIFSINKTRHFQGCAKMTSRIGGYIGGGNWKYSHGTAHYGRNFSLKWLKLCELSFNKTHHLRNPYNDNLPVKISRDCQELEPFIGDQLASLLYLEPDSELMAMLAAAESKREEEKAKGVGIEEARENPDIVLFEDNEEEEEDESEEEDDNSNQATQGRGRGRGMMWQPQIPFVRGGRPMLGVRGFPPMMMGADGFGFGDGFSTPDMYGPRIFPPFGGPRFAGDFSGGMVFPGRPLQPGAVFPMGNLGMMMGPGRPPFMGGMPMGGIGRANRPVGVPPFLHPPLSNNRAAKRDHRRPANDRYESGSDQGNRGQEMVGTPSGVDDDAGYWQGGDKASDDKYTAGRSFQNDESESEDEMAPRRSRHSDGKRKHGGSEGEAALN
- the LOC121996161 gene encoding pentatricopeptide repeat-containing protein At4g21065-like, which produces MLHFRCSTTFSFLACRQAEERCLLSSSFSSCGAAVDSFFASHFSSPTPTPTPTTLDPRSFVSALVRCRYVDDIRRVHAFATTTGMMRNLGVANKHIYIYAQHFALADAYALFLRMGERDNVSWSVVIGAFAKVGDYASCFGTFRDFVRSGSRIDNFTLPFVLRACRDTMSLRLGVEVHNLVFKAGLHSDLFVSAALVDMYARCGDVENARKVFDKMVKRDMVSWTVMISGYADCGNPEESLILFDRMMEEGVAPDKITTVTVVFACAKLGVMHNAKMIHDYISNHKFSVDLILGTAMIDMYAKCGSVDAAREIFDGMRDKNVITWSTMISAYGIHGCGREALELFPLMLQSGIQPNRITCVSILSACSHAGLVDEGLRFFHSMEKEYFIYPDVKHYTCVVDLLGRAGKLKEALELSEKMTAEKDEGFWGALLGACRIHGTTHFAERAAKSLLELNPRIPSYYVLLSNIYANAGRWDDVAKVRELMASKGLRKTPGWTLIEIGKKTHRFRVGDKSNPLSKEIYKTLKVLIEKLELAGYVPDTNFVLHDIDEELKAGILSTHSEKLAIAYGIIATPGGTTLRISKNLRVCGDCHNFTKLASAVTQREIIVRDANRFHHFREGTCSCGDYW